Proteins from a genomic interval of Streptomyces sp. NBC_01445:
- a CDS encoding 3-hydroxyacyl-CoA dehydrogenase: MQINASSSALVTGGASGLGRATAERLVANGARVVILDLASSDGAAVAKEIGATFVAGDVTSEADVTASVGAAAALAPLRVTVNCAGIGGAGRTVGKEGPYDLDQFRKVVEVNLVGTFNVIRLAAQAMGGNEPLDGDRGVIVNTASVAAYDGQIGQCAYSASKGGIVGMTLPIARDLARTSIRVMTIAPGLFETPLLGRLPQEARDSLGAQVPHPSRLGQPAEYAQLVEAIVTNPMLNGETIRLDGSIRMAPK, encoded by the coding sequence ATGCAGATCAATGCCAGTTCGTCCGCCCTCGTCACCGGTGGAGCCTCCGGCCTCGGGCGGGCGACCGCCGAGCGGCTCGTCGCGAACGGTGCGCGCGTCGTCATCCTCGATCTGGCCTCCTCCGACGGTGCGGCCGTCGCCAAGGAGATCGGCGCGACGTTCGTTGCCGGTGACGTCACCAGCGAGGCCGACGTCACCGCCTCGGTCGGCGCCGCCGCCGCGCTCGCCCCGCTGCGCGTCACCGTCAACTGCGCCGGGATCGGCGGTGCGGGCCGCACCGTCGGCAAGGAGGGCCCGTACGACCTCGACCAGTTCCGCAAGGTCGTCGAGGTCAACCTGGTGGGAACCTTCAACGTGATCCGCCTGGCCGCCCAGGCGATGGGCGGCAACGAGCCGCTCGACGGCGACCGCGGCGTGATCGTCAACACGGCCTCCGTGGCCGCGTACGACGGGCAGATCGGCCAGTGCGCGTACTCCGCGTCCAAGGGCGGCATCGTCGGCATGACCCTGCCGATCGCCCGCGACCTCGCGCGGACGAGCATCCGCGTGATGACGATCGCCCCCGGCCTCTTCGAGACGCCGCTGCTGGGGCGGCTGCCGCAGGAGGCCCGCGACTCGCTCGGCGCACAGGTCCCGCACCCCAGCCGCCTCGGACAGCCCGCCGAGTACGCGCAGCTCGTCGAGGCGATCGTCACCAACCCGATGCTGAACGGCGAGACCATCCGCCTCGACGGCTCGATCCGCATGGCCCCCAAGTAG
- a CDS encoding IS200/IS605 family accessory protein TnpB-related protein has translation MRTRLKGLSATDTEVLGVVGRHLGSLAGRDLKVRSRAGLSHDAGQWAARKRELSALSSARWAGSITKASHDQWALARRCLAAHIRELEAGITCIRQRLALELGAKGQRGMPGGYRSRREWHAKSRRLHVLEDGLALARADWVTGRVRVVRGGKRLANTRHHLDTAGLSEQGWRSRWEAARMFLSADGESGKRLGNETIRLDLDGQLSLKLPAPLAHLANAPHGRYVLAARAVFAHQGQEWADRVADHRAVAYRIHHDVVRDRWYVTASWQRTPAPPLTLEAALADGTVIGVDTNNDHYAAWRIDVHGNPVGRPERFFYDLSGNALHRDAQIRHATSRLLHYVQQCGASAIAIEDLDFADSKTREKHGRNKRFRRLISRFPTARLAARLTSMAAEQGISVIAVDAAYSSRWGAEHWQKPTSSPTHQTTRHEAASLVIGRRAQGFGARRRTTPPPRDRRDRVGHRIAQAAPRNPGREGDRPPRTGPPPAVVTPPGKRKRRPSPPNTVRDGRSEREWIYDSLPLTI, from the coding sequence GTGCGGACCCGTCTCAAGGGCCTGTCCGCAACCGATACCGAGGTGCTCGGTGTGGTGGGGCGGCATTTGGGATCGTTGGCCGGACGGGATCTGAAGGTCCGCAGCAGGGCTGGACTCAGTCACGATGCCGGTCAATGGGCGGCGCGTAAACGGGAATTGAGTGCCCTCTCATCGGCGCGGTGGGCAGGGTCGATTACCAAGGCCTCGCATGACCAGTGGGCGCTCGCGCGGCGGTGCCTGGCCGCGCATATCCGGGAGCTGGAAGCGGGCATCACCTGCATCCGGCAGCGCCTCGCGCTGGAGCTGGGCGCCAAGGGCCAGCGGGGAATGCCGGGCGGGTATCGCTCCCGGCGTGAGTGGCATGCCAAGTCCCGCCGCCTGCACGTCCTTGAGGACGGTTTGGCCCTGGCGCGCGCAGATTGGGTGACGGGCCGGGTGCGGGTGGTGCGTGGCGGCAAGCGGCTGGCCAATACCCGGCATCACCTGGATACGGCCGGGCTCAGCGAGCAGGGGTGGCGCTCTCGTTGGGAGGCGGCCCGGATGTTCCTGTCCGCTGACGGCGAGTCCGGCAAACGCCTCGGCAACGAGACTATCCGTCTCGATCTTGACGGGCAGTTGAGCCTCAAACTCCCCGCCCCGCTCGCCCACTTGGCGAACGCCCCGCACGGCCGCTACGTGCTGGCCGCCCGGGCGGTGTTCGCGCACCAGGGCCAGGAGTGGGCGGACAGGGTCGCCGATCACCGGGCAGTTGCGTATCGCATCCACCACGATGTGGTGCGAGACCGCTGGTATGTGACGGCATCCTGGCAACGCACCCCAGCCCCTCCCCTCACCCTGGAAGCCGCCCTGGCAGACGGGACCGTGATCGGCGTGGACACCAACAACGATCACTACGCCGCCTGGCGCATCGATGTCCACGGCAACCCGGTCGGGCGTCCAGAGCGTTTCTTCTATGACCTGTCCGGCAATGCCCTACATCGGGATGCGCAGATCCGGCACGCCACCAGCCGCCTGCTCCACTACGTGCAACAGTGTGGCGCGAGCGCTATTGCGATCGAGGACCTCGATTTCGCGGACTCCAAGACCCGAGAGAAGCACGGCCGTAACAAGCGTTTCCGCCGTCTGATCTCTCGCTTTCCCACCGCACGGCTGGCTGCCCGGCTCACTTCGATGGCTGCCGAGCAGGGCATCAGCGTGATCGCGGTCGATGCCGCGTACAGCAGCCGGTGGGGCGCCGAGCACTGGCAGAAGCCGACCAGCAGCCCCACCCATCAGACCACCCGACATGAGGCCGCGAGCCTCGTGATCGGAAGGCGCGCCCAGGGATTCGGGGCGCGGCGACGGACGACACCGCCCCCGCGCGACCGGAGAGATCGCGTGGGGCATCGGATCGCCCAGGCCGCACCCCGAAACCCCGGACGTGAGGGAGACCGCCCACCCCGGACCGGACCACCACCAGCAGTGGTGACGCCACCAGGGAAGCGAAAGCGGCGACCCAGCCCGCCCAACACCGTTCGGGACGGGCGTAGCGAACGAGAGTGGATTTACGACTCGCTCCCGCTCACTATCTAG
- a CDS encoding pirin family protein yields the protein MSNLDREAVPTMCGGRGFVVAEPVRELLSPRRVKLGESTEVRRLLPNLGRRMVGAWAFVDHYGPDDIADEPGMQVPPHPHMGLQTVSWLHEGEVLHRDSTGSLQTIRPRELGLMTSGRAISHSEESPRPHARLLHGAQLWVALPDSHRHTEPRFEHHADLPQVTAPGLSATLILGELDGAASPGTTYTPIVGADLSLTRGADLSVPLEPDFEYAVLSMSGEAHVDGVPVLPGSMLYLGCGRTELPLRAESDASLMLLGGEPFEEELIMWWNFIGRSHDDITQAREDWMSGSRFGEVKGYGGDPLAAPELPPVPLKPRGRVR from the coding sequence ATGAGCAATCTTGATCGCGAGGCGGTGCCGACCATGTGCGGCGGCCGGGGCTTCGTCGTGGCGGAGCCCGTACGTGAACTCCTCTCCCCCCGGCGCGTGAAGCTCGGCGAGTCCACCGAGGTCCGCAGGCTGCTTCCGAACCTCGGCCGCCGCATGGTCGGCGCCTGGGCCTTCGTCGATCACTACGGGCCCGACGACATCGCCGACGAACCCGGCATGCAGGTGCCGCCCCACCCCCACATGGGGCTGCAGACGGTGAGCTGGCTGCACGAGGGGGAGGTCCTGCACCGCGACTCCACGGGCAGCCTCCAGACGATCAGGCCCCGCGAGCTGGGACTCATGACGTCCGGACGGGCCATCAGCCACTCCGAGGAGAGCCCGCGCCCGCACGCCCGCCTTCTGCACGGCGCGCAGCTGTGGGTCGCCCTGCCGGACAGCCACCGCCACACGGAACCCCGCTTCGAGCACCACGCCGACCTGCCCCAGGTCACGGCCCCCGGCCTGAGCGCGACCCTGATCCTCGGCGAGCTGGACGGCGCCGCGTCACCCGGCACGACGTACACGCCCATCGTCGGGGCGGACCTCAGCCTCACGCGCGGGGCCGATCTCAGCGTCCCCCTCGAACCGGACTTCGAGTACGCGGTCCTGTCCATGTCGGGCGAGGCCCACGTCGACGGCGTCCCTGTCCTGCCCGGCTCCATGCTCTACCTGGGCTGCGGCCGCACCGAACTCCCCCTGCGCGCCGAGTCGGACGCTTCCCTGATGCTCCTCGGCGGCGAGCCGTTCGAGGAGGAACTGATCATGTGGTGGAACTTCATCGGCCGGTCGCACGACGACATCACCCAGGCCCGGGAGGACTGGATGAGCGGGTCGAGGTTCGGGGAGGTGAAGGGGTACGGCGGGGATCCGTTGGCTGCGCCCGAGCTGCCGCCTGTGCCGCTTAAACCCCGAGGCCGGGTGCGTTGA
- a CDS encoding long-chain-fatty-acid--CoA ligase gives MKPTPMEDSRMGPFLPDAVRQHAALHPGAPAVTEGPRTLTYAELDRRGNRVAQALLAAGLPKGAHVGYLVRPGVLSAELLMGCAKAGLVATPLNWRLAERELVAVAQDAELAVVLTQTEFLPGARAVRAALPGITLVTESEADAGEHTYEKWLAAASDVDPGAGSEDAVFLQLYTSGTTGLPKGVQLTLNNCSASEAQLREMGWTTASVSLNVMPVFHIAGTGWLVNALAAGAHTVLVPDLVPAAVVDLMERHRVTHTFFVPAILHLLTALPDIDERDFSALQLIVYGASPITPALLRRSMEAFGCGFYQKYGLTETTGSAARLLPEDHVVDGPRSALLRSAGNVWPEVEVAIADPVTGDHVAPGVVGEILTRSRQVTPGYWKRPRENEALFTADGWLRTGDAGYLDKDGYLFITDRMKDMVITGGENVYPIEVESVLAEHPAVLDVAVFGTPDELWGEAVTAAVVLRPGADAVTAQDLIDFARERIASYKKPRIVHFVEELPRNPSGKILKRVLRQNLAPREP, from the coding sequence ATGAAGCCGACGCCGATGGAGGACTCCCGCATGGGCCCGTTCCTGCCCGACGCCGTACGACAGCACGCCGCGCTGCACCCCGGCGCCCCAGCCGTCACCGAAGGCCCACGGACGCTGACCTACGCCGAGCTCGACCGGCGCGGCAACCGTGTCGCGCAGGCCCTCCTCGCCGCGGGCCTGCCCAAGGGCGCCCACGTCGGATATCTCGTACGCCCCGGTGTCCTCTCGGCGGAGCTCCTCATGGGCTGCGCCAAGGCAGGGCTCGTCGCCACCCCGCTGAACTGGCGCCTGGCCGAGCGCGAACTGGTCGCGGTCGCCCAGGACGCCGAACTCGCCGTCGTCCTCACCCAGACCGAGTTCCTGCCCGGCGCGCGTGCCGTCCGCGCCGCGCTTCCCGGCATCACCCTCGTCACCGAGAGCGAGGCGGACGCAGGCGAGCACACATACGAGAAGTGGCTGGCCGCGGCGAGCGACGTCGACCCCGGTGCCGGGAGCGAGGACGCGGTCTTCCTCCAGCTCTACACCTCCGGCACCACGGGGCTGCCCAAGGGCGTCCAGCTCACGCTGAACAACTGCAGCGCGAGCGAGGCCCAGCTGCGCGAGATGGGCTGGACGACGGCGTCCGTCTCCCTGAACGTCATGCCCGTCTTCCACATCGCCGGGACCGGCTGGCTGGTGAACGCGCTCGCCGCGGGCGCCCACACGGTACTGGTCCCCGACCTCGTCCCGGCCGCCGTCGTCGATCTCATGGAGCGCCACCGGGTCACACACACGTTCTTCGTGCCCGCCATACTCCACCTCCTCACCGCACTGCCCGACATCGACGAACGCGACTTCTCCGCCCTCCAGTTGATCGTCTATGGCGCCTCGCCCATCACGCCCGCACTGCTGCGCCGGTCCATGGAAGCGTTCGGCTGCGGCTTCTACCAGAAGTACGGCCTCACCGAGACGACCGGCTCCGCCGCGCGGCTGCTGCCCGAGGACCACGTCGTGGACGGACCGCGCTCCGCGCTGCTGCGTTCGGCGGGCAACGTGTGGCCCGAGGTCGAGGTCGCCATCGCCGACCCGGTCACCGGCGATCATGTGGCGCCGGGTGTCGTGGGCGAGATCCTCACCCGCTCCCGGCAGGTCACCCCGGGCTACTGGAAACGGCCGCGGGAGAACGAGGCGTTGTTCACCGCCGACGGCTGGCTCAGGACCGGCGACGCGGGATACCTGGACAAGGACGGCTACCTGTTCATCACCGACCGGATGAAGGACATGGTGATCACGGGCGGCGAGAACGTGTACCCGATCGAGGTCGAGTCCGTACTCGCCGAGCACCCCGCGGTCCTGGATGTCGCCGTGTTCGGCACCCCTGACGAGCTGTGGGGGGAGGCCGTCACCGCTGCCGTCGTGCTGCGGCCCGGGGCAGACGCGGTCACCGCACAGGACCTCATCGACTTCGCGCGCGAGCGCATCGCCTCGTACAAGAAGCCGCGGATCGTCCACTTCGTGGAGGAGCTGCCCCGCAACCCCAGCGGAAAGATCCTCAAGCGGGTCCTGCGCCAGAACCTGGCCCCGCGCGAGCCCTGA
- a CDS encoding acyl-CoA thioesterase gives MINRVLEQAQPFGPLGKGERLALEDVGSGVLQGYCHAGRAPRRAYGGAVVGQALAAAYRTVEDDRAVHSLHAYFLRPVAPERPARYVSDVVRDGWSYSVRQVTATQDGKDALTMSVSFKLPQQDGSWRQPGMPDVPGPEDLDDGFSSRPATHPLRTAVEYRKVPDVHGADEGQIERFGWFRTVGALPDDPALHACALAYISDAPLAPTALVPYGEPRPAGIVLASLDHAMWFHRPFRADAWLLYACRSRLAGDGRTLAYGEFWDRDGQLVASVVQEALLRMPEESGPA, from the coding sequence ATGATCAACAGAGTTCTGGAGCAGGCGCAGCCCTTCGGTCCCCTCGGCAAGGGCGAGCGCCTCGCCCTGGAGGACGTCGGCTCGGGCGTCCTCCAGGGGTACTGCCACGCCGGCCGCGCGCCGCGGCGCGCCTATGGCGGGGCGGTCGTGGGCCAGGCGCTGGCCGCGGCGTACCGCACCGTCGAGGACGACCGCGCCGTGCACTCCCTGCACGCCTACTTCCTGCGCCCCGTCGCGCCCGAGCGGCCCGCGCGCTATGTGTCCGACGTGGTGCGGGACGGGTGGAGCTACTCCGTGCGCCAGGTGACCGCCACCCAGGACGGCAAGGACGCGCTCACGATGAGCGTGTCCTTCAAACTGCCACAGCAGGACGGGAGTTGGCGGCAGCCCGGCATGCCGGACGTTCCGGGACCCGAAGACCTCGACGACGGCTTCTCGTCCCGTCCGGCGACGCATCCGCTGCGCACGGCGGTGGAGTACCGGAAGGTGCCGGACGTCCACGGCGCGGACGAGGGGCAGATCGAACGGTTCGGGTGGTTCCGCACGGTCGGCGCCCTTCCCGACGACCCCGCGCTGCACGCCTGCGCCCTCGCGTACATCTCCGACGCACCGCTGGCCCCCACGGCCCTCGTGCCGTACGGGGAACCGCGGCCGGCCGGCATCGTCCTCGCCTCGCTCGACCACGCGATGTGGTTCCACCGCCCGTTCCGGGCCGACGCCTGGCTCCTGTACGCCTGCCGCAGTCGCCTCGCGGGCGACGGGCGCACCCTGGCGTACGGGGAGTTCTGGGACCGGGACGGGCAGCTCGTCGCGTCGGTCGTCCAGGAGGCGCTGCTGCGGATGCCGGAGGAATCCGGGCCCGCGTGA
- a CDS encoding tetratricopeptide repeat protein — MFFDAKEYTLAAQILDDLVAEIPEQVAARLLLARAYYHSAQLGRAEAELRTVVERDPVEHYARLMLGRTLERQGRHEEAGPHLRMAAAFAGDFGDA, encoded by the coding sequence ATGTTCTTCGACGCCAAGGAGTACACGCTCGCGGCGCAGATTCTCGACGACCTGGTCGCCGAGATCCCCGAGCAGGTGGCGGCGCGGCTGCTGCTGGCCCGCGCGTACTACCACTCGGCCCAGCTGGGCCGCGCCGAGGCCGAGCTGCGCACGGTCGTGGAGCGTGACCCGGTCGAGCACTACGCCCGTCTGATGCTGGGCCGCACCCTGGAGCGCCAGGGGCGCCACGAGGAGGCTGGACCGCATCTGCGGATGGCGGCCGCGTTCGCGGGCGACTTCGGCGACGCCTGA
- a CDS encoding serine hydrolase domain-containing protein — MGTGISGFTKTGLNRVHDVLSRHVDSGKIPGLVALFSRGDESHVETIGTVRHDGGAPMRRDTIFRMASTSKPVSIAAAMVLLDECRLRLDDSVDQWLPELADRQVLKRVDGPLDETVPARRPITVRDVLTSTFGLGMDMTVLGTPIMNAVFEQGITPNLPEPMPEPDEWMRRLGTLPLMYQPGECWQYQISSDLVGVLVARVAGQSFESFLRERVFEPLGMKDTGFHVPADQLHRLPPLYAPDPGTGEFQVWDEAETGRHSAPPAFQGGGGGLNSTADDYHAYFRMLLNGGMHEGERILSRAAVELMTTNRLSPEQHAARHKLAVDNVHVSHGQGQHGGWGFGMAVRTYRGDYAPIGQFGWDGGSGTSTYADPDNQLTGILLTQVGASVPDPVHLMLDFWTTLYQAIDD; from the coding sequence ATGGGGACTGGCATAAGCGGCTTCACCAAGACGGGGTTGAACCGGGTGCACGACGTGCTGTCGCGGCATGTCGACTCAGGGAAGATTCCCGGCCTTGTCGCGCTGTTCAGCCGGGGTGACGAGAGCCATGTCGAAACGATCGGGACGGTGCGTCACGACGGCGGCGCGCCGATGCGCCGGGACACGATCTTCCGGATGGCTTCCACGTCCAAGCCGGTCTCCATCGCGGCGGCGATGGTCCTGCTCGACGAGTGCAGGCTGCGCCTCGACGACTCCGTGGACCAGTGGCTTCCGGAACTGGCCGACCGCCAGGTGCTGAAGCGGGTCGACGGCCCGCTGGACGAGACCGTGCCGGCACGCCGGCCGATCACCGTACGGGACGTGCTGACCTCCACGTTCGGCCTCGGCATGGATATGACGGTGCTCGGCACGCCGATCATGAACGCCGTCTTCGAGCAGGGGATCACCCCCAACCTGCCGGAGCCGATGCCCGAGCCGGACGAGTGGATGCGCCGTCTGGGCACGCTTCCGCTGATGTACCAGCCCGGAGAGTGCTGGCAGTACCAGATCAGCAGCGATCTGGTGGGAGTGCTCGTCGCCAGGGTCGCAGGGCAGTCGTTCGAGTCGTTCTTGCGCGAGCGTGTCTTCGAGCCGCTGGGCATGAAGGACACCGGGTTCCACGTGCCGGCCGACCAACTCCACCGGCTGCCGCCCCTGTACGCCCCCGACCCGGGGACCGGCGAGTTCCAGGTGTGGGACGAGGCCGAGACGGGACGCCACAGCGCGCCGCCGGCGTTCCAGGGTGGGGGCGGCGGACTGAACTCCACCGCGGACGACTACCACGCCTACTTCCGGATGCTGCTCAACGGCGGGATGCACGAGGGCGAACGGATCCTGTCGCGGGCCGCCGTCGAGCTGATGACCACCAACCGCCTCTCGCCCGAACAGCACGCCGCCCGGCACAAGTTGGCGGTCGACAACGTCCATGTGTCCCACGGTCAGGGGCAGCACGGCGGCTGGGGCTTCGGGATGGCGGTGCGCACCTATCGCGGTGACTACGCGCCCATCGGCCAGTTCGGCTGGGACGGCGGAAGCGGCACCTCGACCTATGCCGACCCGGACAACCAGCTCACCGGAATCCTGCTCACCCAGGTGGGGGCGTCCGTCCCGGATCCGGTGCATCTCATGCTCGACTTCTGGACCACGCTCTACCAGGCGATCGACGACTGA
- a CDS encoding SpoIIE family protein phosphatase has product MAGRRRAEIGLGERLALNRVGTFDWDLEEGTLELDAAGFAVLDIGPDEYDGRPESLLSQVAPEEGARIGAAAMTAIHAGRSSCGAYFRVRRRDGEQQWTHMRGRVLRDESGTPLRVVGIVRDADADRAQLAMTSPGQLAGWQRMTTVLQGTADALSHAMTVSDVTAVLTGPGGLERFGAEGLVLGLVEGDALQLIALAGESTSVLEELKLHRLDESLPLAQAVMTQRPRFVTSLRELADTFPRLGPYAKRLELDAAAFLPLVAQARSVGGLALLFRGRDEFTAEDRDLCVGLAGIVAQSLQRAILFDNERDFATGLQSSMLPRHIPKFPGVEIAARYHAAGSGREVGGDWYDVIPLPRRRIGIVVGDVEGHDTQAAAVMGQLRIALRAFAGEGHPPSTVIARASRFLAELDTDRFATCTYAQVDPATGDVRAIRAGHLEPVLRHADGRVSTPPVRGGLPLGLATEFEQEEYPETRLDLLPGEAFVLFTDGLVEHRGRDVTAGVKAMTEAVRNGAVQARAIAEHLSERVSQVTPTADDVALLVLRRDLDPGTPLAPRIHQYLHPADPQGLVETRTALRRALEDWGFAAVADDVEVAAGELMVNALLHTEAGAVITLEVLPGPARCVRLWVKDRSSVFPRRRTPGEAATSGRGLLLVDAVADSWGVEPRGEGKAVWCEFAEVGPPGRA; this is encoded by the coding sequence ATGGCAGGAAGGCGCAGGGCGGAGATCGGCCTCGGGGAGCGCCTCGCCCTGAACCGCGTGGGCACCTTCGACTGGGACCTGGAGGAGGGCACCCTCGAGCTGGACGCGGCGGGCTTCGCCGTGCTCGACATCGGGCCCGACGAGTACGACGGCCGGCCCGAGTCCTTGCTGTCCCAGGTCGCGCCCGAGGAGGGCGCCCGGATCGGCGCCGCCGCGATGACGGCGATCCATGCGGGACGCTCCTCTTGCGGTGCGTACTTCCGCGTGCGGCGCCGCGACGGCGAACAGCAGTGGACGCATATGCGCGGCCGGGTCCTGAGGGACGAGAGCGGCACCCCGCTGCGTGTGGTCGGTATCGTGCGCGACGCCGACGCGGACCGCGCCCAGCTCGCCATGACCAGCCCCGGACAGCTCGCGGGGTGGCAGCGGATGACCACCGTCCTTCAAGGCACCGCCGACGCCCTGTCCCACGCCATGACGGTGTCCGACGTGACCGCCGTCCTCACCGGTCCGGGCGGGCTCGAACGCTTCGGCGCGGAGGGACTCGTCCTCGGCCTCGTCGAGGGCGACGCGCTCCAACTCATCGCCCTGGCAGGTGAGTCGACGTCCGTCCTCGAGGAGCTCAAGCTGCACCGCCTCGACGAGTCGCTGCCCCTCGCCCAGGCGGTGATGACCCAGCGCCCCCGCTTCGTCACCTCCCTGCGCGAACTCGCGGACACCTTCCCGCGCCTCGGCCCGTACGCGAAACGCCTTGAGCTGGACGCGGCCGCCTTCCTGCCGCTGGTCGCCCAGGCCCGCTCCGTGGGAGGCCTCGCGCTGCTCTTCCGGGGGCGCGACGAGTTCACGGCGGAGGACCGCGACCTGTGCGTCGGCCTCGCGGGCATCGTCGCCCAGTCCCTCCAGCGGGCCATCCTCTTCGACAACGAACGCGACTTCGCCACGGGTCTGCAGTCGAGCATGCTGCCCCGGCACATCCCCAAGTTCCCGGGCGTCGAGATCGCCGCCCGCTACCACGCGGCGGGCAGCGGACGGGAGGTCGGCGGCGACTGGTACGACGTGATCCCGCTGCCCCGGCGCAGGATCGGGATCGTCGTCGGTGACGTCGAGGGGCACGACACCCAGGCCGCCGCCGTCATGGGCCAGTTGCGCATCGCGCTCCGTGCCTTCGCGGGTGAGGGCCACCCGCCGTCCACGGTCATCGCGCGCGCCTCGCGCTTCCTCGCCGAACTCGACACCGACCGCTTCGCCACCTGCACGTACGCCCAGGTCGACCCCGCCACCGGAGATGTACGGGCCATCAGGGCCGGCCACCTGGAACCCGTACTACGGCACGCGGACGGCCGCGTCAGCACCCCGCCGGTGCGGGGCGGACTCCCGCTGGGCCTGGCCACGGAGTTCGAGCAGGAGGAGTATCCCGAGACACGGCTCGACCTGCTGCCCGGCGAGGCTTTCGTCCTGTTCACGGATGGCCTCGTCGAGCATCGGGGGCGCGACGTGACGGCAGGCGTGAAGGCCATGACCGAAGCGGTGCGCAACGGGGCCGTCCAGGCGCGGGCCATCGCCGAGCATCTGTCGGAACGGGTCTCGCAGGTCACGCCGACCGCCGACGACGTGGCACTGCTCGTCCTGCGCCGGGACCTCGACCCGGGAACCCCGCTCGCGCCGCGCATCCACCAGTACCTTCACCCGGCGGACCCGCAGGGTCTCGTCGAGACCCGCACAGCGCTGCGAAGGGCCCTGGAGGACTGGGGATTCGCGGCGGTAGCGGACGACGTCGAGGTCGCTGCCGGTGAGCTGATGGTGAACGCGCTCCTGCACACGGAGGCCGGCGCCGTCATCACCCTCGAAGTGCTGCCGGGCCCGGCGCGGTGCGTCCGGCTCTGGGTCAAGGACCGGTCGAGCGTGTTCCCGCGCCGCCGCACACCGGGCGAGGCCGCGACATCCGGTCGCGGGCTGCTGCTCGTCGACGCGGTCGCGGACTCCTGGGGTGTCGAACCGCGGGGTGAAGGGAAGGCGGTGTGGTGCGAGTTCGCGGAGGTGGGGCCACCTGGGCGCGCCTAA
- a CDS encoding FadR/GntR family transcriptional regulator has translation MAVRRTTLFDQVAGEIVDLIEESGLEPGDDVPSEGELAARFGVNRLAVREAIRVLSAREILVSSQGRPARVNVPSARVFGQILQFRLRQQSLEVADVLDARAAIEGALASRAAARVASGDASPDAAGALLDEMEDAVEDRDRFVALDLAFHHEIARMAGNGMLELVLESLSDILTAHRLASYEGRSRRGDSQRATITAHRRILAAIATGAQDDAVAAMAAHLDETGEDLAVP, from the coding sequence GTGGCAGTGCGCCGCACCACACTGTTCGATCAGGTCGCCGGCGAGATCGTCGATCTGATCGAGGAGTCGGGGCTCGAGCCCGGCGACGACGTGCCGTCGGAGGGCGAACTCGCGGCCCGGTTCGGGGTCAACCGGCTCGCGGTGCGCGAGGCGATCCGGGTGCTGTCCGCCCGCGAGATCCTCGTGTCGAGCCAGGGCCGGCCGGCCAGGGTCAACGTCCCCTCGGCGCGGGTGTTCGGGCAGATCCTCCAATTCCGCCTGCGCCAGCAGTCGTTGGAGGTCGCCGACGTCCTGGACGCGCGCGCCGCCATCGAGGGAGCGCTGGCGTCCCGCGCGGCGGCGCGGGTCGCGTCCGGCGACGCCTCCCCCGACGCGGCGGGCGCGCTGCTCGACGAGATGGAGGACGCCGTCGAGGACCGCGACCGCTTCGTGGCCCTCGATCTCGCCTTCCACCACGAGATCGCGCGCATGGCCGGGAACGGCATGCTGGAACTCGTATTGGAGTCGCTCTCGGACATCCTCACCGCACACCGGCTGGCCAGCTACGAAGGGCGGTCCCGCCGGGGCGACAGCCAGCGGGCGACGATCACGGCCCACCGGCGGATCCTGGCCGCCATCGCGACGGGCGCACAGGACGATGCGGTCGCCGCCATGGCGGCCCACCTCGACGAGACCGGCGAGGATCTCGCCGTGCCTTAG